The segment TTTCGCAGTGAATTTGCTAGCAAGGCACAGTGCCGCTCCTACCAAGAGACATTGGACAGGAGTAAAACAGATCCTCAGATATGTTAATGGCACAAGGGATCTCGGATTATTCTTCCAAAGAGGAACAAATCCTGAGATGATAGGATACACCGATGCTGGATATCAATCAGACCCCCATAATGGCAGATCACAAACCGGTTTCGTATTCTTACAAAACGGAACCGCCATATCATGGACATCATCCAAGCAAACCTTGGCAACAACGTCCACGAATCATTCTGAAATAGTCGCATTATATGAGGCCTCATGTGAATGCGTTTGGCTTCGCAGAATGATCAACCACATACAGCAGTCGTGTGGTCTTAAAGCTATCATAGCTCCAACCATTATCTATGAAGATAATGCTGCTTGTGTTACACAGATGGAGACAGGCTATATCAAGAGCAATATCAACAAACACATCTCTCCAAAGTTGTTCTATCCTCATGAATTACAACAAAAAAGGAGAGATTGATATCTTGAAAACCAAATCATGCGACAATCTCGCTGATCTATTCACTAAGTCCCTACCAGCTTCCTCATTTGAAAAATGTGTCAAAGGAATTGGTATGCGACGACTTAGGGATTTACAAAGTTCAGGGGGAGAAATCTCCTAGACATTGGCCTGTCTACACCATCATATTATACTCTTTTCTCTCTATGAGTTTTTCCTCACAAGGTTTCTCATAAGGAGTTTTTAATGAGATAATATTAACACAAGAGTGTCATATTCCTTGTTTTCCCCACAGGGGTTTTTTAAAGGAGTATCAAAAACACATATTGTCCTCTAAACTACAATATGAGTTTTCTCCTGCAAAGGTTTTCTCATATTAGTTTACAATGAGGCAATCATTAAGTGCTATAACTTTCTCCTTCTTTTCCCAAGCGGTTTTAAGGAGTTTTACCATAGCACATATACACACGTATTTTTCCTCGTTTTTATCCTACAGGAATTTTTGGAGGAGCAATACGATTCATTGATCTCAACAAGTGATTCgatcaagggggagtgttacggatattttccggggTGATCTCATCTCCTCGGATTCCCTTTACGGGAGATCTATCCTAACTACGACTTCCCCCACGACGGCCTACGGGATATCACCCACGACTACGCACGTACCCGTGGAGACCGGTTCCACCTCCGtgatatcacccacgactcATCGTGGGCACGAGTTTACTTGGGCCGAGAGTTTTCTCTCCCCCCGACTGTATAAATACCCGTGATCAATGAATAAACAAACACTCCGAGTTCATTCTATTCCTCTCTATTCTCGTACTCTCGCATTCtacttgtaaaaaaaaaactgcgAACAATGGGCACGGCGCATGTTGAGCCACGTTTCGGCGTCACACTGCGAGGTGGGGTCGGACTGACGCCGGGTGGGAGAAGAGCGGGCGGCGGCGAGTCGGCGACGCTCGGGCGTGAGCGCTCACTGGGCCGGTAGGGAAAGGAGCGAGGCCGGCTCAGGCCAGGTTTGGCCCAAAAATTGGGatagagaaagaaaaaagatttGTTTGCTTTAAATAATTTCGCAAAACAAGTCAGGATGAAGGCGACCAAGAATTATTAGTACTTGGTTTTGTTAGTTTTCTCGCTGATTTAATGTTGCAAAGCATAAAATTTCTAGTCTAATGTTACGGTGAATGTTTCTTTTTGCACATACATGTGAGCATGTCGAGGATGTGATTACGTGACTTTATTCCAACTAACCTGGAACCACCAACTCCTAAGCACAACCTTTGGTGATCAGGCTGTCCACAATATTGAGTCTACTCCCATTGTTCCTCATACTGATAATGATGTTCTTAGGTGGACGCCTACCAAAGATGGAACTTGTACCACTAAAGCTGCATATTCCCATCTATCTTCTTTGCAGATACACCAGCTCCCAAACCAAGGACTCAGAAGCATTTCGGAGCAAGGCAACACAATTCTTCAGAGCATCTGGAAGTGTAAGTTAATACCTCCAAATATCAAAACCTTTGCTTGGAGACTTATTAGAAGAGCTCTTGCTACTGCAGTAAGAGCTGGAACTTTCTCTATTCATATAGATATGAACTGTGCTTACTGTGGGCAGCAGGAGGCAGATCAGCATCTCTTTTTCACATGTACTGTGTCAAACCAAGTCTGGTCTTCAGCCAACCCTCCCTTCCTCACTAATCAAATTCCAGAAGAAGATGATGGTGTTCAGCTTTCGTTATCTTTCTTTTTCCAAAATGATATAACTGACCATGATTTATGTAACAAACTGTTTCTTCTCTGGTATATTTGGAAAGCTCGTAATGATACTAGGTTCCAGAGAAAAACTTGGACTGCAAATCAGATCAGGCTAGCAGCAGCTGCCCGCATCAATGCTCATTTGGATGCGCTACAAAACCCAAATTCTCTAGATATCAGCCTGTTCACTAACAATACCTCTGCAGGAACTGAGCAAAGGAGTTCTCAAACCTCTTCAGATCCTTTTCTGGTCTCTTTCCCTTCCTCCTTTGCAGGAACCAGATGCTACACGGATGCGGCCACATTGCCAGACAATCTTAATTCAGACACTTCACAAGCAGGACTTGGAGTTTTTATTGTTAATACGGATGAACATCCTCCAATAAGTATTTTTGTTAAAGCTCTTCTGCAGGAATCATCCTCTGTTTTGATGGCAGAATCTGCAGCTTTGGCATTAGCAACTGATCTGTTAAAACAGATCCAATGCACAAGATACACCATTTTCTCTAATAATCAACAGCTGGTGAATTTTCTAAACCAATCTGATCTCTCCAACCCGTCGGACCGGAGAATCAAGCCTTATTCTCAACATGCAGCAAATTTGCTGGCAATTTTCGGTACACAGGTGCGAAGAATTAAAAGAACCCAAAATCAAATGGTGGATTCTTTGGCAAGACAGGCTTTTCAAGCTACTACTTCCAATCAGTTCCAATATGAATTCAGTTGTTCCAATCCTAGTCATGCAAATGATTGTCCCCTTGTTAGGGCAATCAACTCTGTAACAATAGCCTCTGTAAACATTCTATCAGCCATGTGCTGTTAATAAAGTTGCttacttgtcaaaaaaaaactactacggtgttttaaaaataaaataagtgcTACCTAAGCTTCATGACTAGATAacctttttttttgattttatctttgaaatgcTTATAATCAATATGAATAAAATCTATTAGTTATATTATCACAGTAACAAAGACAACATATAGAGCCTAGTAGTAAAAGTTTGAGTTAAAGCAGCTCAGACGAAGTGGCACCAGAGGAAATGAAAGAAAACTAAAGAGAAAATTATTTCCTTGGCCCAAAAAAAGTGTTGCTTAGTTTCTTGGTCTTTTTTTATTTGGCCCctaaatttaaaatattttttggaaaaataaaaaaatgattcGATGCTTCAATTTATTGTACTTCcttcgttctaaattataagtcgttttgaCTTTTTGGTACATCGAATTTGCCATATATTTAGACATAAcatatatctagatacatagcatgTTGGATGTATAAAAAAGTCAAAGTgatttgaaatggagggagtaccttaggccttgtttagatgtgaaaatattttggatttcgctactgtagtattttcgtttgtttgtggcaagtattgttcaatcatagactaactaggattaaaagattcgtcttgcgatttacagacaaactgtgtaattagtttttgttttcgtctatatttaatgcttcatgcatgtgccgtaagattcgatgtgacgggaaatcttgaaaactttttggttttcagggtgaactaaacgatgccttatttttgaaaaattatTGATGAGTGAAAGACTTGTGAATGGTAGCCTTCGGTGCCAGGGGTAAAAAGAGTCAAATTAGTGGAAGGACTAAGAAACCAAAGAAATTTTGTTTTAAGACGAAATAAGcaagtttgagaaaaaaaactaaacaacaCTTTTTTAGGCTAAGGAAATATTTTTCTCAGAACTGAATGAAGCTAACTTGTCAACTTGGAGTGGCAGTAGAGGGAACGGAAGAAACTTGGCTCACCATGACTTAACGCCGGAGCGGTTATTTCCTCCACAAGTTTAACACCGTTTGAAGGAAAATAGATAGAAGTGGCATaagataaataaacaaaaatttAGATAAATAAACAAATATTGCTGAAGACCGTCgaacccttttttttctttgataTTTACGGTGAATCACAGATAAAAGACTATATTTTTACTGAACAGCACATAAAGAAAAGCCAGAAACTCACAGAAGTCAACAACCCCAGCAGACTTCCTTCCATCTCTCCAGAATTCACAGATCCTGATCGTCCTGCCTCCCAGTCGAAGTATCGAACTGAGCCTGGCTTCGTCCTcgacctcgccgccgccgcggctccGTCCTCTCAAATCAAAGCCAATATGCAGAAGGTATACAAACCACACAGATCTCGGCTCTCAAGTCTGAACTCTGAAATcctaaggctttgtttggatgttgtcggattcacctcaatccacgtgtgttggagtggattgtggtagaatttagtttaaatttcactccaatccactccaacacatgtggattgatgcgaatccgactacatccaaacaagacctaatcGTTTTTTGAGACAAGTCTGAAATCCTAATTCGTGCGCACCATGTTCATGCTCGCCGGAAATCCAGTCTCACCTGTTTCAGTTCGGTCGCCCAAGCTAACTGTTGTGATATCCGTTCATGGTCTGTTCGCTTGTGTGTGACCAGCACAAGGTCGCGTTGTGCCAGCTCGCCGTCACACCGGACAAGGACGGGAACatcgcccgcgcccgcgcccgcgtcgaggccgccgccgacgccggcgcCAAGCTCGTCGTCCTGCCGGCAAGTCGTCGTCCGCTCTCTCTGTCAGTTACTGACGTGTTTACCGCCTCAAACCACAAATCGCTAACTACTAAGCAGACTAAAAGTGCTATTAGGACAGATTAAGGCCGCCTGATCAGCTGAATGAAGGCAGCAGAAAGTTATAAGCATTGCTTCATTGGCAGCGTTCCTCTGCTTTTGCTTCAGGAGATATGGAGCTGCTCGTACGCAATGGAGACACTGGCAAGTTACGCGGAAGACATAGACGGCGGAGAGTCGCCGTCTATCTCGATGTTGTCGGAGGTCGCCGCCGCCAAAAAGATCACCATTGTAGGTGGATCCATACCCGAGAAGGCGTCTGGGAAGATGTTCAACACCTGCTGTGTCATCGGACCGGATGGAAAGATATTGGCCAAGCATAGGAAAGTAAGTACAGCAGCTGGAGAGGCTGTTGTCTGAATCCAGATTTTTAGGTGTAGGAGTAATTTGCAGCTGGTAATTGGATGGACCTGCACAGTGATTGATTGCTAACAAAATGGGCAATTTCAGCTGCATTTGTTTGAGATTGACATCCCAGGAGACATCACGCTCAAGGAATCTGATACATTCACAGGTGGACAAGAAACTACTATAGTCGACACAGGTACGTGGTAAACTGGTGACTTCAGAGGTAGGAGCATATTTGTGGCGACATTTTACTGTGCACCTTGTTTCATGTCTGAAAATGGTCTCCTACATGTTACGCTGAGATTTTGTAAAGCTGCAGAAGTACATTTACAGCTCACACACTCATGTTGGACGGATCGGCACAGGAATCTGCTTCTGTTTTTGTGATAACGCATTCTGCATACAGTAGGAATCTGCTTCTGTTTTTGTGATAGCTTTCTGGCACATGCGTTACAGATGTTGGACGCATTGGCATAGGAATATGCCATGATATCCGGTTTCCAGAGCTTGCAATGTTGTACAGATCAAAAGGTATGCTTCACCATTTTTTGTAGGATGTGCTACATTGGCGTCACGCAGTGCTAGATCCTCTCCCATTTCCATGAACAGCTTAATAACAGGTGTGACTTGCCATTGCCAAACCAGGTGCGCACCTGATATGCTATCCTTCTGCATTCAACATGAGCACCGGGGAGCTCCTCTGGGACCTCATGCAGAAATCCAGGTTCGCTACAGTGCCACAGCTTTTCCAGCCTTTTGCTCTTCATCAGTTCTGCTCTCTGTGCCACGATCACGATGCCATCAGAAATACAGTAGTGAACTTCTGTTCAAGTTGGGATACGAAAACTCCATCTCTTCATGTAGTAGTTATCTGACTGACTTTGTTTTCCCCTCTACCCTTTCACTCCATCAGGGCCGTTGACAATCAGGTACATATCCTCTTCTGTTATTGTACCAAAAATGTACGTAAAATCAAGGCAGGGTTACTGAATTTTCTTGGTTCCAGCTGTTTGTAGCAACCTGCTCGCCGGCGCGAGACCCTAATGTGAACTCGGACTACATGATCTGGGGCCATTCGAGCCTCATCGGACCAGTAAGAAACAGCAAAAGCTAAGCATTTGCAGCTTTGTATCTTCTCCCAATTGACAGTTTCGGTTCAGACACGATTGGTGGCTAATTTATTTTTGCAATCTATTTCAGTTTGGTGAAGTGCTTGCGGCAGCTGGGCATGAGGAAGCGACCGTCATCGGCGAGATGGACCTCACCACGATACAGTCTACAAGGCACGCGATATTGAGAATTTAAGATTCAAAAAATCGATTTTGGTTGCTCCTGTCCTGTGTTTGTGGTTTGATCAAGGGACATTTGCAGGGAGAACCTCCCGTTGGAGATGCAAAGAAGAGGAGACCTCTACCGATTGATTGACGTTCTGGTCAATGACTCGATGAAATCGCGCTCTGATAAGCTGTGCCTCAAGATGCCTGCCTAGTCACCCACCAGTGTAGcactgactgactgactgacaTGTACGAACGGTTGGGAACTTCACATGTTGGACATGTATATCatacatttaggccttgtttagtttaccccaaaaatcaaaaagttttcaagatttcccgtcacatcgaatctttcggcacatgcatgaagcattaaatatagacaaaaataaaaactaattgtacaatttacctgtaaatcacgagacgaatcttttgatcctagttagtctatgattggacaatatttgccacaaacaaacgaaagtgctacagtaacgaaatctaaaatcttttcgcatctaaacaaggcctagtattCTTTTTTTCTTCGTGTTAGCGTTTAGAAAGTCTATCACAGAGATGACTGATCTCCGTTGTCAAGTCTGTAAACATGTTTTTGGGATGTGTTGTATCGCAATTCTACTCCCTTTCTTTGGGAAAACTCTGTAGGACAATTGATAGACGTGCCATGCTTCAGCGCGCAGCTGTGTTTGAAGAAATATTGAAGCCAAACCATAACCTGCTGCATCCGAAATGTGCCATAACTAGCATATATTTTGCAGTATAAAAGACAAGAAGAAATATTGAAGCCAAACCATAACCTGCTGAATCCGAAATGTGCCATAACTAGCATATATTACAGTATaccttcgcaaaaaaaaaatattacagtaTACGGAGTATGTACGAACGTGTTCCCTTCGTTataaattataagttgtttaaattttttttattcaTCCATTTTTTTATGTATGTAGACATATTATTATATTTAGACATATAGTAAAATGGATGTGCTAAAaaaaacttataatttggaacgaaggAAGTACCTAGGAACATATGTTCAATCTCTTGGGGGCCCTGTTTGGGAGCTGAAAACTCTGGCGGAAAGCTTTCTGAAAGAACTCGGAAAGCTGCTGTGCTTTTAATACAAAATGCAGGGAGTTTTTGtcagcttaggccttgtttagtttcaaatttttttgagaaatcaacactgtagcatttttgtttgtatttaacaaatattgtctaatcatgggctaactagagtcaaaagattcgtctcgtcaatttcgactaaactgtgcaattagtttttatttcgtctatatttaatactccatgcatacgtttaaagattcgatgtgaccgaaaatttgaaaaattttacaaaattttttggaactaaacaaggccttaaaagcCATCTTGTTTGGAGGAGCTTCTAGTTTTTCGAACTTTCTATAGGAAAGCTTCTAGAAGCTCCCAAAACAGGACCTCAAACGGTTAGAATATGAGAATTTCTTGAAACAAAAGGGACAAGCaaagggaaaaaaaagaaaaagggaaaatCTTTTGTTCTTTTTGGTCCAGCAAGACGGCCCCCGGCGAAAAGCCCAAACCACAAGTGCGAGGAACGCAGGCCCGGCCCACAGAATCAGCCTGACTTGAAATACAAACAAGAATAGTAGTAGCCCGTGCTCAAACGAAATCGAATTTACCCTACCGCCATTCAAGATGACGCTTCCACCCCTCGCCCCCCTACCAAACGGAAAAATTCCGCGCTCACAGCTATCTAACGTAGGGGTATATCCGTCATTTCAACACCTCTGCTCCCCACCACCCCGCGTTCACGCACCCCCGCCTCGGCCGTAAAACTCGTGCACAGCTGCCACCACCACCCTCGCAAGTCGCGCACCGCAACCCTTTCAATTTCcatctataattttttttttgcccgCAATTCCCTTCCCTTGGAAAACCACGCACCCACCGAGCCCGGCCGGCCCCAACCACTCCAACCAAACCAAAACCCAAACCCACTGCACCCCCCCGAAACCCAGGGCCTCGCGTCGTTTGATGCGATTCCGGCGGCGATCGCGAGCGCCTCCACCACCACCCGCTCCCCCGTCCCAGCGTGCGTTCGGGCGATCTCCCCTCTCGCGGCGGGCatggctggcggcggcggcggcggcgccggggcTCGCGGCTCCGAcagggcgggggcgggggcggcgcGCTCGCCCACCACCACCGCGGCGATCCAGACCACCATCCAGTCGATCAAGGAGGTCGTCGGCGGCCACTCCGACGCCGACATCCTGGACACCCTCCGCGAGTCCAACATGGACCCCAACGAGACGGCGCAGAAGCTGCTCAATCAAGGTCCCCTTTCCTCTCCCCTGTTCCCCCGATCTGGGTCGCCTCGACTCGATCGATCTCGTACCGGTGCCGGGAGCTAGGGTTTTGGGGCGCTCGCTGAGCCGCATTGGGTCGGCTCTGCCGCTGCATCCGTGGGGGGCGCAGGGGATTCCCACGTACGGTCTAGGGTTTTCGGGCTATATGGATTTCGGGGGGCTCTGCTAGGAGGCTCAGCGTTTAATGGTCTATTGATTAATGATACTAATCACCAGGGTCGTGATTTATGTATTCATGATACTCTTGCAGGGTCAAATTGTTAACTTTAGTTGTTGGCTACTTGTATTTTCATGTTCTCTTCTATGTTGTGCATTTGTAAAAGGCAGTGCTTACTATTGCTTACAGGGCGTGGGTTCTAACCAGCTTATAAAATTAGATATTGTTATGGTCTCCAggatttttttttggggggaggTAAATGAGCTTTGGCGTTTTGTATGGTGCTGATATGTGGGATGTTTATTATTTGATGGATGCGATGCCATTGTTTGCAATATATATTGCCTCTAGTATTTCTCCTCATGTTTTCTTTGTGATTAAAGTTTTTATCGTTTGTTTGTATTTGCAGATCCTTTTCATGAAGTGAAAAGGAAAAGGGACAAAAAGAAAGAGGTATGCATTTGCTGTTTGGGTAAATTTTCAGTGCAACGGTAAAATTACAGATTAAACCTAATGTCGTTTCTTTTTTgtattgctcctttttatttttagcataCTTGTACATATTCTTGTTGCAAGATGTTCTGAAGCAATCGAAAGCAAAAATGCACATTTGGGGTTCTATGCCCTTAAATTCCGTACACACAGTCACTTAATAGGCTTGCAAAAGAAACCTGTCCTCCAAAGTCCAAATACTAGATGCAAGTTTGACCTAGGACAAAGCTAAAATGACTTGCAATttcgaatggagggagtaggagTAAGATATGATGAGACTTACACATTGCTTCTGCACAGCACATGCATTCCACAACACTTCATTGGCACTTATGTGTTTCTCTCTTGCTTTTTTTCCTTGTCATCCCCCGACCCCCTTGTGGTGAGCTTTCAGCACTGGCTATGAAGAAATGAAATTAGTTCTCTATCAATTCAGGAAGCATGTTAGGTTCATTGCTTCTTTGCTAAAGTGTGTATTGTGTAATGCACGTTGTGAAACTTCAGTAATGCTGAAAATCATACATTGCTATTCTTCTATTCTATTCTGTCATGCTGAAAAAAACTATTGCATTGTTAGAGTGCTGGCCAGAAGAGCTTTGCTGATAGTACTGCACAAGTTGAGCAGAGCTCACAGTGGATGAAGCCACATACCCAAAGGATGGAAAATGATCAAAGAAGAACTCCCAATCAGGGTCAGAATTCAGGTAACATAATTGAGGGTCACCATTTGTAATTCTGATCTTATGTTTAGTAACATAGAATAGATATGTTTCTTTCACTGCCAAGATAGTTCCAATCATCTTTATATATTTCTAGTGATCCAGCTTCTAGACAATGATGAAACATATAGCTTCCTGTTTTCCATCGCAACCTTGTTTGTCTCCAGCTTGTCTTTGCTCCTGGCTTCCCATTACATAAGCTTCTGCAGTTTTCACATATGGCGCGACATATGTGCAATATTATGGTTGTGTAACTTGCAGGTTTCCACCTGACTGTTTACTGATTGCTTGATGCAGGCCCTAGCCGTGAATTTCGGGTTGTGAGAGACAACAGATTTCAACATGGTGTGGTGGAGAACAGACCAGAACTAGGACACAAAGGTTCAGCAAATGTTCAAATGTCTGATAGGAGGTATTGTTTGTGTGACAAATTTTGCCGCTGCTCTTACTGTCCTGTGCACTCATTTTTGTTTGTCAAACAATCTTGTCATCATTTTTTTAGTTCCGGTTAAGTTTACTGATTATAATGCAGCTATCAAGTACTTATTCAACTTCCTAATAATTTCTTTATATCTAAAGGTTATCTCATTGACTGTAACCATCGTATTGCCTCCTCtatcaaaccctaatttgatAATGTGAAAACGAATAAGTGCTTTAGGTTTGATGTTTCATTGTTATGGTGAGGGTACATTTCTTGAGGTGAATGCATGCAGGCAGGTAGCCGGGTTGACTGAAACCTCTGTTGCTTCTGACTTTATTTTTATGTGTTGGCTATGGCCATTTTGTTGTTGTTTTGTAACTATACATTGAACAAATGTCTAAAATACAGTTATGAAAATTGCTATCTTCCTTATTTTTTATGGTCAGTTGTTTTGCATATGACCATCTTGTTATAATCAAACTAATACTTCCCTTACTGGGCTGTCTATGTTCAGTACTGTTGTTCAGTCTGGTCGAAACCGCTCACCTGCTACAACCTCAGACGGCCAGATCACACATCAAAATGCTATGCAGAATTCCCACTCTGATACAACTCAAGGGAAGAGGGATGGTCAAGGTACTACACAGAAGCATGCGAAGCCATATTTGAAGAACTCTCAGAACGAGCAGCACTTTCCAGGTTCTGACCCAGCACATGGGTCAGCCAATGTTAGAATTGCCGGTGGAACTGTTGGACCTGCTCGACGTCATGTTGGAGTTATTAATTCTACTAGGCAATTTACTGGCCGTTCGGGTTCTCAGATGCATGCGCCAAGTGGTTCTTCTCATGCAAATATTCAGAGGGGGAGTTTTACCTCAGTAGGGGCATCTGGGCGTTACTCACCTTTTATGTCTAGAAACATTCAACAAAACCAGAGACCTGATACAATATTTCGTGGAAGGCCCACTGGTAGATCTTTTGTTGCACAAAACGTCAACAGGTATCACCAGGGTCCTACTAGCAACCAAAAAGGTATCATCTGCCACTGATGTCTATGCTTTTATTTTTGTCAGAAGAAGAGTTGATATCAAAATGTTAGTTTTTGTCAGCAGCAACTTTGTAAGGGCTTGTTCAGTTAATCCCCAATCCGAGGGAATTGGAGGGCACTTTGGGATACAATCCCCTACAAGTCAAAATTCCCCTCAATCCCCTTCAATACTCTCCAACTCCCTTGGATTGGGAACTGAAtttgaaaaaatatatattagcgATCAGCGATGTGCTTTATATCTTTTAAGTTTGTGACCAAACATACTGCAGATATTTTGATAGACAATTATTTCTCCAAGTGGTTTTAATCAATTTTAGTACTGGGTATATTATGTACTGTGTATTCCAGGAAACCACATATTGTGCTCTCCTTTTTTTGTGTGTTTCCATTTACATTTGTCCCCACCTTGCGTGGTGTTtttctgcaccgaccaccgagcaatcCCTTTTTcccatatatataaaaatttggTGGCTCTCATGTTACTTCATTCTAACTGTACTTTTACTTTTCGCTTTTGTTTGAGGATCTTTATAACTACCTGTTAAGATTTATTCACCGAAATACTTGTTAATTGACAATGACTTTGTAACTTAGAATGCTGTTTCTGGAAATGTTCTGTGTTGCCACAGAATTGCTAAATTGAAAGAAATTATACCTGCCACTTGATTTCTAGCTTCTAGTTTTTCTTTATCCATTATATCTAGTGCTTTTAGGCAAACCTTCTTATAAAATGACACATTTTCTCTTCAACAGTACACCCTATTAAGGAGTGGAAGCCAAAATCGACAAAGAAGGCACCCACCACCGATGCAGATAACAATATAGCTGATGCTGCATCTCCATCAGCTAGCAACGGTGAAAATGCTAATGCACCGGATGTAAACAGGTTGTCTGAAAAACTTTCACAAGCTAACTTGCATGAGGTGGAGCATGTTATTATTCCGGAACATCTTCGTGTGCCAGAATATGAGCAGACAAAGTTAAGGTTTGGCAGTTTCACATCCGGCTTGGAATCAGAACAAGTACCTGCCTCGACCCCACAAGACACTGAGCAA is part of the Sorghum bicolor cultivar BTx623 chromosome 10, Sorghum_bicolor_NCBIv3, whole genome shotgun sequence genome and harbors:
- the LOC8077325 gene encoding omega-amidase, chloroplastic isoform X2, which gives rise to MQKHKVALCQLAVTPDKDGNIARARARVEAAADAGAKLVVLPEIWSCSYAMETLASYAEDIDGGESPSISMLSEVAAAKKITIVGGSIPEKASGKMFNTCCVIGPDGKILAKHRKLHLFEIDIPGDITLKESDTFTGGQETTIVDTDVGRIGIGICHDIRFPELAMLYRSKGAHLICYPSAFNMSTGELLWDLMQKSRAVDNQLFVATCSPARDPNVNSDYMIWGHSSLIGPFGEVLAAAGHEEATVIGEMDLTTIQSTRENLPLEMQRRGDLYRLIDVLVNDSMKSRSDKLCLKMPA
- the LOC8077325 gene encoding omega-amidase, chloroplastic isoform X3 — its product is MQKEIWSCSYAMETLASYAEDIDGGESPSISMLSEVAAAKKITIVGGSIPEKASGKMFNTCCVIGPDGKILAKHRKLHLFEIDIPGDITLKESDTFTGGQETTIVDTDVGRIGIGICHDIRFPELAMLYRSKGAHLICYPSAFNMSTGELLWDLMQKSRAVDNQLFVATCSPARDPNVNSDYMIWGHSSLIGPFGEVLAAAGHEEATVIGEMDLTTIQSTRENLPLEMQRRGDLYRLIDVLVNDSMKSRSDKLCLKMPA
- the LOC8077325 gene encoding omega-amidase, chloroplastic isoform X1 — translated: MVCSLVCDQHKVALCQLAVTPDKDGNIARARARVEAAADAGAKLVVLPEIWSCSYAMETLASYAEDIDGGESPSISMLSEVAAAKKITIVGGSIPEKASGKMFNTCCVIGPDGKILAKHRKLHLFEIDIPGDITLKESDTFTGGQETTIVDTDVGRIGIGICHDIRFPELAMLYRSKGAHLICYPSAFNMSTGELLWDLMQKSRAVDNQLFVATCSPARDPNVNSDYMIWGHSSLIGPFGEVLAAAGHEEATVIGEMDLTTIQSTRENLPLEMQRRGDLYRLIDVLVNDSMKSRSDKLCLKMPA
- the LOC8077326 gene encoding uncharacterized protein LOC8077326; amino-acid sequence: MAGGGGGGAGARGSDRAGAGAARSPTTTAAIQTTIQSIKEVVGGHSDADILDTLRESNMDPNETAQKLLNQDPFHEVKRKRDKKKESAGQKSFADSTAQVEQSSQWMKPHTQRMENDQRRTPNQGQNSGPSREFRVVRDNRFQHGVVENRPELGHKGSANVQMSDRSTVVQSGRNRSPATTSDGQITHQNAMQNSHSDTTQGKRDGQGTTQKHAKPYLKNSQNEQHFPGSDPAHGSANVRIAGGTVGPARRHVGVINSTRQFTGRSGSQMHAPSGSSHANIQRGSFTSVGASGRYSPFMSRNIQQNQRPDTIFRGRPTGRSFVAQNVNRYHQGPTSNQKVHPIKEWKPKSTKKAPTTDADNNIADAASPSASNGENANAPDVNRLSEKLSQANLHEVEHVIIPEHLRVPEYEQTKLRFGSFTSGLESEQVPASTPQDTEQPEHLQESVQQVSEDDSLDAGHDDMDEQARSSQHLSTSTAEISLPPSEDSDRMSGQVENDDGLGLVQSDTPVGAADGDSTQITSTLTPFSAYGHEDPNMHTTNEAQLYGLVEPNVHPQVLASSSQGYPSENPEADNAVQVFRMPEPNVHSQVLPSTSEALNPQIVSNSPVPISSQQQQQHISQQQAAAQMYPQMHVQHFPNFMPYRQLYSPVYPMPMPNYSPNVPYPSNGNNYLQMPSGGSHLTAGGVKYGVSQYKPVPSGNPSGYGNYTHPAGFTMGSPGVIGAAVGVDDVNRMKYKDNIYASTPQVETSDIWIQSAREMPPLQVPSYYNIPGQATAGAFVPNPANASFNATAQSSHAQFPGLYHPQQPPSIVSPHPMVHQQVPSAIGPNVGVGVAAPGPQVGAYQQPQLGHMNWRPSF